One window of the Archaeoglobus sulfaticallidus PM70-1 genome contains the following:
- a CDS encoding DevR family CRISPR-associated autoregulator translates to MSGIYEIAILGRATWQLHSLNNEGTVGNVTEPRSVRIIDPNTKKAVTTDGISGEMLKHIHTEIMWALDDKNNLCDACKVLNPEKFNFAIKTKKVTTKDVEDALKQALETCDICDVQGFLLERPTASRKSTVEFGWALGIPEVYRDIHTHARHALGEKGRGGRNQENEGETEGVSTQMVYHRPTRSGVYAVISVFQPWRIGLNEVRQSKYTYDADDSARERRYKLALKAYQLLFARPEGAMTTTRLPHVEDFSGVIVYSTEPIPVPIISPLKNDYVNEIKTIAESLDASLKVVEFDGIADFAIKIGQLTNNKPYEMEF, encoded by the coding sequence GTGAGTGGAATTTATGAAATCGCTATTTTGGGTAGAGCTACATGGCAGCTACACAGCCTGAACAATGAAGGAACCGTTGGAAACGTTACAGAGCCGAGAAGTGTTAGAATAATCGATCCAAACACAAAGAAAGCTGTAACAACCGATGGAATTTCTGGAGAGATGCTAAAACATATTCATACAGAGATTATGTGGGCATTAGATGACAAAAACAACTTATGCGACGCCTGCAAGGTGCTGAACCCAGAAAAATTCAACTTTGCGATAAAAACAAAAAAGGTTACAACCAAGGACGTTGAAGACGCGTTAAAACAGGCTTTAGAAACATGCGATATTTGTGACGTTCAGGGCTTCCTTCTCGAAAGACCCACAGCTTCAAGAAAATCAACAGTAGAATTTGGCTGGGCTCTTGGAATACCTGAGGTTTATAGGGATATCCACACCCACGCGAGGCACGCTCTTGGTGAGAAAGGCAGAGGAGGTAGAAATCAAGAAAACGAGGGGGAAACTGAGGGTGTTTCAACACAGATGGTATATCACCGTCCAACCCGTTCCGGTGTGTATGCAGTTATTTCAGTATTCCAGCCTTGGAGAATTGGATTGAATGAAGTAAGACAGAGTAAATACACCTATGATGCGGACGATAGCGCGAGGGAGAGAAGATACAAACTCGCATTGAAGGCGTATCAGCTTCTGTTTGCCCGTCCAGAAGGAGCAATGACTACCACACGATTGCCGCATGTTGAAGATTTCAGCGGAGTAATAGTTTACTCGACAGAGCCAATACCTGTTCCTATAATCTCGCCTCTTAAGAACGACTATGTTAACGAAATAAAAACTATAGCAGAAAGCTTAGACGCTTCATTAAAAGTTGTTGAGTTCGACGGTATTGCAGACTTCGCGATAAAGATAGGGCAGCTGACTAACAATAAACCATACGAAATGGAGTTTTAG
- the cas5a gene encoding type I-A CRISPR-associated protein Cas5a: MQWVKLSLHFPSFFSYRIPDYSSQYALSVPLPSPSAIKLAVVATAIRATGNVAEGECVFYAVRDADIRIVPPEQIAINSVLIRRLKKKKNPTELETFERTFGVREYVFFPDDINLLVGCDDIDTAIKYFGILRYLGSSDSMLYVKRVEQIEEPPESAIKAITDKEFVEAISKESYVIYPVNDISKKAKFEQINPYSEKSGRNVFERKYYLIKAKIKKGKNWKVLEIWC; this comes from the coding sequence ATGCAGTGGGTAAAATTATCACTACACTTTCCATCTTTTTTCTCGTACCGCATACCAGATTACTCTTCACAGTACGCTTTGAGTGTCCCATTGCCGTCTCCGTCGGCGATAAAGCTTGCAGTGGTAGCAACGGCCATAAGAGCTACTGGTAATGTTGCTGAGGGTGAGTGTGTCTTTTATGCTGTGCGGGATGCTGATATACGAATTGTCCCGCCCGAGCAAATTGCGATTAACTCGGTTTTGATTAGGCGACTGAAGAAAAAGAAGAATCCCACAGAGTTAGAAACTTTCGAGAGGACGTTTGGAGTCAGAGAATACGTCTTCTTTCCAGATGACATAAACTTGTTAGTCGGTTGTGACGATATCGATACTGCAATCAAATATTTTGGCATACTAAGATATCTTGGCTCAAGTGACTCGATGCTTTACGTCAAGCGCGTAGAGCAAATTGAAGAACCACCAGAAAGTGCAATTAAAGCAATAACTGATAAAGAATTTGTAGAAGCTATTTCCAAAGAATCCTACGTGATTTATCCAGTAAATGACATAAGTAAAAAGGCAAAATTCGAACAAATAAACCCGTATTCGGAAAAATCAGGCAGAAACGTCTTTGAAAGAAAATATTACCTCATCAAAGCCAAAATCAAAAAGGGCAAAAACTGGAAAGTCCTCGAAATTTGGTGTTAG